A genomic window from Nomascus leucogenys isolate Asia chromosome 10, Asia_NLE_v1, whole genome shotgun sequence includes:
- the ILVBL gene encoding acetolactate synthase-like protein isoform X1 yields MASPRAQAHKGRGLAGLRAWPHRNWRQGAWPWIRLRAGARFLPDRFPVALKSGKCPFSLRYHLMETPAAAAPAGSLFPSFLLLACGTLVAALLGAAHRLGLFYQLLHKVDKTSVRHGGENVAAVLRAHGVRFIFTLVGGHISPLLVACEKLGIRVVDTRHEVTAVFAADAMARLSGTVGVAAVTAGPGLTNTVTAVKNAQMAQSPVLLLGGAASTLLQNRGALQAVDQLSLFRPLCKFCVSVRRVRDIVPTLRAAMAAAQSGTPGPVFVELPVDVLYPYFMVQKEMVPAKAPKGLVGRVVSWYLENYLANLFAGAWEPQPEGPLPLDIPQASPQQVQRCVEILSRAKRPLMVLGSQALLTPTSADKLRAAVETLGVPCFLGGMARGLLGRNHPLHIRENRSVALKKADVIVLAGTVCDFRLSYGRVLSHSSKIIIVNRNREEMLLNSDIFWKPQEAVQGDVGSFVLKLVEGLQGQTWAPDWVEELREADRQKEQTFREKAAMPVAQHLNPVRVLQLVEETLPDNSILVVDGGDFVGTAAHLVQPRGPLRWLDPGAFGTLGVGAGFALGAKLCRPDAEVWCLFGDGAFGYSLIEFDTFVRHKIPVMALVGNDAGWTQISREQVPSLGSNVACGLAYTDYHKAAMGLGAWGLLLSRENEDQVVKVLHDAQQKCRDGHPVVVNILIGRTDFRDGSIAV; encoded by the exons ATGGCTTCACCGCGAGCCCAGGCGCACAAAGGGCGTGGTCTGGCAGGGTTGAGGGCGTGGCCGCACAGAAACTGGCGGCAAGGGGCGTGGCCCTGGATCCGGCTGCGAGCAGGGGCGCGATTTCTTCCGGATAGGTTCCCTGTCGCGCTCAAGTCTGGGAAGTGCCCTTTCTCTCTTAGGTACCACCTCATGGAGACCCCCGCGGCCGCCGCCCCCGCCGGGAGCTTATTCCCCTCCTTCCTGCTCCTGGCCTGCGGGACGCTGGTGGCCGCGTTGCTGGGCGCCGCTCACCGCCTGGGGCTCTTCTATCAGCTGCTGCACAAG GTGGACAAGACAAGTGTCCGGCATGGCGGAGAGAACGTGGCCGCTGTGCTGAGGGCCCATGGCGTGCGGTTCATCTTCACACTGGTCGGTGGGCACATTTCCCCGCTGCTGGTGGCCTGTGAGAAACTGGGCATCCGTGTGGTGGACACACGCCATGAGGTCACGGCCGTCTTTGCTGCTGATGCTATGGCCCGCCTGTCCG GAACGGTGGGCGTGGCGGCAGTGACAGCAGGCCCTGGCCTCACCAACACGGTGACTGCGGTGAAGAATGCTCAGATGGCTCAGTCCCCAGTCCTGCTTCTGGGTGGGGCCGCCAGCACTCTGCTGCAG AACCGGGGTGCGCTCCAGGCTGTTGATCAGCTGTCCCTTTTCCGGCCACTCTGTAAGTTCTGTGTGTCCGTGCGGAGGGTGCGGGACATCGTGCCCACCCTGAGGGCCGCGATGGCTGCCGCCCAGTCGGGCACCCCAG gTCCGGTGTTTGTGGAGCTGCCCGTTGACGTGCTGTACCCCTACTTCATGGTCCAGAAGGAGATGGTGCCAGCCAAGGCACCCAAGGGCCTCGTGGGCCGAGTGGTCTCCTG GTATTTAGAGAATTACCTGGCCAACCTCTTTGCAGGAGCCTGGGAGCCTCAGCCCGAGGGACCGCTGCCCCTGGACATCCCCCAGGCTTCCCCGCAGCAG GTTCAGCGCTGTGTGGAGATCCTGAGCCGGGCCAAGAGGCCCCTAATGGTGCTAGGGAGTCAGGCCCTGCTCACCCCGACGTCCGCCGACAAGCTTCG GGCTGCCGTGGAGACCTTGGGTGTTCCCTGCTTCCTCGGAGGGATGGCACGGGGGCTGTTAGGCCGCAACCACCCCCTCCACATCCGGGAGAACCGCAGTGTGGCCCTGAAGAAGGCAGATGTCATTGTCCTAGCAG GAACTGTGTGTGACTTCCGCCTATCCTATGGCCGTGTCCTCAGCCACAGCAGCAAGATCATCATCGTCAATCGTAATCGGGAAGAGATGTTGCTCAACTCAGACATCTTCTGGAAGCCCCAGGAGGCTGTTCAGG gaGATGTGGGTTCCTTCGTGCTGAAGCTAGTGGAGGGCCTTCAGGGCCAGACATGGGCCCCAGACTGGGTGGAGGAGCTGCGGGAAGCCGACCGGCAGAAGGAGCAGACCTTTCG GGAGAAGGCAGCGATGCCTGTGGCCCAGCACCTGAACCCAGTGCGGGTGCTGCAGCTGGTGGAGGAAACGCTACCTGACAACTCAATTCTGGTGGTGGATGGCGGGGACTTCGTGGGCACTGCCGCCCATCTGGTACAGCCCCGCGGCCCCCTGCGCTGGCTCGATCCTG GGGCCTTTGGGACTCTGGGAGTTGGCGCAGGATTTGCACTTGGGGCCAAGCTGTGCCGGCCGGATGCTGAG GTCTGGTGCCTGTTTGGGGATGGAGCTTTTGGCTACAGCCTCATCGAATTTGATACGTTCGTCAGACACAAG ATCCCAGTGATGGCCTTGGTAGGGAATGATGCTGGCTGGACGCAGATTTCTCGGGAGCAGGTGCCCTCTCTGGGCAGCAACGTGGCCTGTGGCCTGGCCTACACTG ATTATCACAAGGCAGCCATGGGTCTGGGGGCCTGGGGCTTGCTGCTCTCACGGGAGAATGAGGATCAGGTGGTCAAGGTGCTGCACGATGCCCAGCAGAAGTGCCGAGACGGCCACCCGGTCGTGGTCAATATCCTCATTGGGAGGACGGACTTCCGCGATGGCTCCATTGCTGTATAG
- the ILVBL gene encoding acetolactate synthase-like protein isoform X2, whose protein sequence is METPAAAAPAGSLFPSFLLLACGTLVAALLGAAHRLGLFYQLLHKVDKTSVRHGGENVAAVLRAHGVRFIFTLVGGHISPLLVACEKLGIRVVDTRHEVTAVFAADAMARLSGTVGVAAVTAGPGLTNTVTAVKNAQMAQSPVLLLGGAASTLLQNRGALQAVDQLSLFRPLCKFCVSVRRVRDIVPTLRAAMAAAQSGTPGPVFVELPVDVLYPYFMVQKEMVPAKAPKGLVGRVVSWYLENYLANLFAGAWEPQPEGPLPLDIPQASPQQVQRCVEILSRAKRPLMVLGSQALLTPTSADKLRAAVETLGVPCFLGGMARGLLGRNHPLHIRENRSVALKKADVIVLAGTVCDFRLSYGRVLSHSSKIIIVNRNREEMLLNSDIFWKPQEAVQGDVGSFVLKLVEGLQGQTWAPDWVEELREADRQKEQTFREKAAMPVAQHLNPVRVLQLVEETLPDNSILVVDGGDFVGTAAHLVQPRGPLRWLDPGAFGTLGVGAGFALGAKLCRPDAEVWCLFGDGAFGYSLIEFDTFVRHKIPVMALVGNDAGWTQISREQVPSLGSNVACGLAYTDYHKAAMGLGAWGLLLSRENEDQVVKVLHDAQQKCRDGHPVVVNILIGRTDFRDGSIAV, encoded by the exons ATGGAGACCCCCGCGGCCGCCGCCCCCGCCGGGAGCTTATTCCCCTCCTTCCTGCTCCTGGCCTGCGGGACGCTGGTGGCCGCGTTGCTGGGCGCCGCTCACCGCCTGGGGCTCTTCTATCAGCTGCTGCACAAG GTGGACAAGACAAGTGTCCGGCATGGCGGAGAGAACGTGGCCGCTGTGCTGAGGGCCCATGGCGTGCGGTTCATCTTCACACTGGTCGGTGGGCACATTTCCCCGCTGCTGGTGGCCTGTGAGAAACTGGGCATCCGTGTGGTGGACACACGCCATGAGGTCACGGCCGTCTTTGCTGCTGATGCTATGGCCCGCCTGTCCG GAACGGTGGGCGTGGCGGCAGTGACAGCAGGCCCTGGCCTCACCAACACGGTGACTGCGGTGAAGAATGCTCAGATGGCTCAGTCCCCAGTCCTGCTTCTGGGTGGGGCCGCCAGCACTCTGCTGCAG AACCGGGGTGCGCTCCAGGCTGTTGATCAGCTGTCCCTTTTCCGGCCACTCTGTAAGTTCTGTGTGTCCGTGCGGAGGGTGCGGGACATCGTGCCCACCCTGAGGGCCGCGATGGCTGCCGCCCAGTCGGGCACCCCAG gTCCGGTGTTTGTGGAGCTGCCCGTTGACGTGCTGTACCCCTACTTCATGGTCCAGAAGGAGATGGTGCCAGCCAAGGCACCCAAGGGCCTCGTGGGCCGAGTGGTCTCCTG GTATTTAGAGAATTACCTGGCCAACCTCTTTGCAGGAGCCTGGGAGCCTCAGCCCGAGGGACCGCTGCCCCTGGACATCCCCCAGGCTTCCCCGCAGCAG GTTCAGCGCTGTGTGGAGATCCTGAGCCGGGCCAAGAGGCCCCTAATGGTGCTAGGGAGTCAGGCCCTGCTCACCCCGACGTCCGCCGACAAGCTTCG GGCTGCCGTGGAGACCTTGGGTGTTCCCTGCTTCCTCGGAGGGATGGCACGGGGGCTGTTAGGCCGCAACCACCCCCTCCACATCCGGGAGAACCGCAGTGTGGCCCTGAAGAAGGCAGATGTCATTGTCCTAGCAG GAACTGTGTGTGACTTCCGCCTATCCTATGGCCGTGTCCTCAGCCACAGCAGCAAGATCATCATCGTCAATCGTAATCGGGAAGAGATGTTGCTCAACTCAGACATCTTCTGGAAGCCCCAGGAGGCTGTTCAGG gaGATGTGGGTTCCTTCGTGCTGAAGCTAGTGGAGGGCCTTCAGGGCCAGACATGGGCCCCAGACTGGGTGGAGGAGCTGCGGGAAGCCGACCGGCAGAAGGAGCAGACCTTTCG GGAGAAGGCAGCGATGCCTGTGGCCCAGCACCTGAACCCAGTGCGGGTGCTGCAGCTGGTGGAGGAAACGCTACCTGACAACTCAATTCTGGTGGTGGATGGCGGGGACTTCGTGGGCACTGCCGCCCATCTGGTACAGCCCCGCGGCCCCCTGCGCTGGCTCGATCCTG GGGCCTTTGGGACTCTGGGAGTTGGCGCAGGATTTGCACTTGGGGCCAAGCTGTGCCGGCCGGATGCTGAG GTCTGGTGCCTGTTTGGGGATGGAGCTTTTGGCTACAGCCTCATCGAATTTGATACGTTCGTCAGACACAAG ATCCCAGTGATGGCCTTGGTAGGGAATGATGCTGGCTGGACGCAGATTTCTCGGGAGCAGGTGCCCTCTCTGGGCAGCAACGTGGCCTGTGGCCTGGCCTACACTG ATTATCACAAGGCAGCCATGGGTCTGGGGGCCTGGGGCTTGCTGCTCTCACGGGAGAATGAGGATCAGGTGGTCAAGGTGCTGCACGATGCCCAGCAGAAGTGCCGAGACGGCCACCCGGTCGTGGTCAATATCCTCATTGGGAGGACGGACTTCCGCGATGGCTCCATTGCTGTATAG